A DNA window from Clavibacter sepedonicus contains the following coding sequences:
- the rplB gene encoding 50S ribosomal protein L2: protein MAIRKYKPTTPGRRGSSVADFAEITRSTPEKSLLRPLPKHGGRNNAGRITTRHIGGGHKRQYRVIDFKRNDKDGVLATVAHIEYDPNRTARIALLHFIDGTKRYIIAPNKLKQGDKIESGAQADIKPGNNLPLRNIPTGTVIHAIELRPGGGAKMGRSAGASVRLVAKDGPYAQLRLPSGEIRNVDARCRATIGEVGNAEQSNINWGKAGRMRWKGVRPTVRGVAMNPVDHPHGGGEGKTSGGRHPVSPWGQKEGRTRHINKPSDKLIVRRRNAGKKRK, encoded by the coding sequence ATGGCCATTCGCAAGTACAAGCCCACGACCCCGGGTCGTCGCGGTTCGTCCGTCGCCGACTTCGCGGAGATCACGCGTTCGACGCCCGAGAAGTCCCTGTTGCGTCCCCTGCCCAAGCACGGTGGTCGCAACAACGCCGGTCGCATCACCACCCGCCACATCGGCGGCGGGCACAAGCGCCAGTACCGCGTCATCGACTTCAAGCGCAACGACAAGGACGGCGTCCTCGCCACCGTCGCGCACATCGAGTACGACCCCAACCGCACGGCGCGCATCGCGCTCCTGCACTTCATCGACGGCACGAAGCGCTACATCATCGCGCCGAACAAGCTGAAGCAGGGCGACAAGATCGAGTCGGGCGCCCAGGCCGACATCAAGCCCGGCAACAACCTGCCGCTGCGCAACATCCCCACGGGTACCGTCATCCACGCCATCGAGCTCCGCCCCGGCGGCGGCGCGAAGATGGGCCGCTCCGCCGGCGCCTCCGTGCGCCTCGTGGCGAAGGACGGCCCCTACGCCCAGCTGCGCCTGCCCTCCGGCGAGATCCGCAACGTCGATGCGCGCTGCCGCGCGACCATCGGCGAGGTCGGCAACGCCGAGCAGTCGAACATCAACTGGGGCAAGGCCGGCCGCATGCGCTGGAAGGGCGTCCGCCCGACCGTCCGCGGTGTCGCGATGAACCCGGTCGACCACCCGCACGGTGGTGGTGAGGGCAAGACCTCCGGTGGTCGCCACCCGGTCAGCCCGTGGGGCCAGAAGGAAGGCCGCACGCGCCACATCAACAAGCCCAGCGACAAGCTCATCGTTCGCCGCCGCAACGCCGGCAAGAAGCGCAAGTAG
- the rpsC gene encoding 30S ribosomal protein S3 encodes MGQKVNPYGFRLGITTDHVSRWFSDSTKKGQRYSDYVAEDVRIRTMLKTSLDRAGVARIEIERTRDRVRVDIYTARPGIVIGRRGVEAERIRADLEKLTGKQIQLNILEVKNPEAEAQLVAQGIAEQLAGRVAFRRAMRKGLQGAQRAGAKGVRIQVSGRLGGAEMSRSEFYREGRVPLHTLRANIDYGFYEARTSFGRIGVKVWVYKGDITNKDLAREQANQKSSRPERRNDRSDGRTGDRRTNAPRTAPAAEAAPVAAAGVEA; translated from the coding sequence ATGGGACAGAAGGTCAACCCGTACGGGTTCCGTCTCGGGATCACGACCGACCACGTGTCGCGTTGGTTCTCGGACAGCACGAAGAAGGGGCAGCGTTACAGCGACTACGTCGCCGAGGACGTGCGCATCCGCACCATGCTCAAGACGAGCCTCGACCGCGCCGGTGTAGCGCGCATCGAGATCGAGCGCACCCGTGACCGTGTCCGCGTGGACATCTACACGGCCCGCCCGGGCATCGTCATCGGCCGCCGCGGCGTCGAGGCCGAGCGCATCCGCGCCGACCTCGAGAAGCTCACGGGCAAGCAGATCCAGTTGAACATCCTCGAGGTGAAGAACCCCGAGGCCGAGGCGCAGCTGGTGGCCCAGGGCATTGCCGAGCAGCTCGCGGGTCGTGTGGCGTTCCGCCGTGCGATGCGCAAGGGCCTGCAGGGCGCACAGCGCGCCGGCGCCAAGGGCGTCCGCATCCAGGTGTCGGGCCGTCTCGGCGGCGCCGAGATGAGCCGGTCGGAGTTCTACCGCGAGGGCCGCGTGCCGCTGCACACCCTCCGCGCGAACATCGACTACGGCTTCTACGAGGCCCGCACGTCCTTCGGCCGCATCGGCGTGAAGGTGTGGGTCTACAAGGGCGACATCACGAACAAGGATCTCGCTCGGGAGCAGGCGAACCAGAAGTCGTCGCGCCCGGAGCGTCGTAACGACCGTTCCGACGGTCGAACCGGAGATCGCCGCACCAACGCGCCGCGCACCGCGCCGGCCGCCGAGGCAGCGCCGGTCGCCGCAGCAGGAGTTGAGGCGTAA
- the rplV gene encoding 50S ribosomal protein L22, which translates to MVESIARVRHIRVTPQKARRVVDMIRGKQAEEALAILKFAPQGASEPIYKLVASAMANARVKADASNSFLAEQDLYIAKAFVDEGTTLKRFQPRAQGRAFRINKRTSHITVVLATPDEADVATTAKKASK; encoded by the coding sequence ATGGTGGAGTCGATCGCACGCGTGCGTCACATCCGCGTCACCCCCCAGAAGGCCCGTCGTGTCGTGGACATGATCCGTGGCAAGCAGGCCGAGGAGGCCCTGGCCATCCTGAAGTTCGCGCCGCAGGGCGCGAGCGAGCCGATCTACAAGCTGGTGGCCTCGGCCATGGCGAACGCGCGGGTCAAGGCCGACGCGTCCAACAGCTTCCTCGCGGAGCAGGACCTCTACATCGCCAAGGCGTTCGTGGACGAGGGCACCACCCTCAAGCGGTTCCAGCCGCGCGCACAGGGTCGCGCATTCCGTATCAACAAGCGCACCAGCCACATCACGGTCGTCCTCGCGACGCCGGATGAGGCGGACGTGGCGACGACCGCGAAGAAGGCGAGCAAGTAA
- the rplN gene encoding 50S ribosomal protein L14, which translates to MIQQESRLKIADNTGAKEILTIRVLGGSGRRYAGLGDVIVATVKDAIPGGNVKKGEVVKAVIVRTKKETRRPDGSYIKFDENAAVILNSNGEPRGTRIFGPVGRELRDKKFMKIISLAPEVI; encoded by the coding sequence GTGATTCAGCAGGAATCCCGCCTCAAGATCGCGGACAACACGGGCGCCAAGGAGATCTTGACCATCCGGGTGCTCGGTGGCTCGGGTCGTCGCTACGCCGGTCTCGGCGACGTCATCGTCGCGACCGTCAAGGACGCGATCCCCGGCGGAAACGTCAAGAAGGGCGAGGTCGTCAAGGCCGTCATCGTCCGCACCAAGAAGGAGACGCGCCGTCCCGACGGCTCGTACATCAAGTTCGACGAGAACGCCGCCGTCATCCTGAACAGCAACGGGGAGCCCCGCGGCACCCGCATCTTCGGACCGGTGGGCCGCGAGCTCCGGGACAAGAAGTTCATGAAGATCATCTCGCTGGCACCGGAGGTCATTTAG
- the rpmC gene encoding 50S ribosomal protein L29: MAIGSKELAPVELDTFEDERLVEELKKAKEELFNLRFQSATGQLDSHGRLRAVKRDIARIYTVIRERELGIRATPAPVEVPEKPEKKKATKKAAKADDAAVTEKAEEA; encoded by the coding sequence ATGGCGATCGGTTCCAAGGAGCTCGCCCCCGTCGAGCTGGACACTTTCGAGGACGAGCGACTCGTCGAAGAGCTGAAGAAGGCCAAGGAGGAGCTGTTCAACCTGCGCTTCCAGTCGGCCACCGGTCAGCTCGACAGCCACGGCCGCCTCCGCGCGGTCAAGCGCGACATCGCTCGGATCTACACGGTCATCCGCGAGCGCGAGCTGGGCATCCGTGCCACGCCCGCCCCCGTCGAGGTCCCCGAGAAGCCCGAGAAGAAGAAGGCGACGAAGAAGGCCGCGAAGGCCGACGACGCCGCCGTCACCGAGAAGGCTGAGGAGGCTTGA
- the rpsS gene encoding 30S ribosomal protein S19: MPRSLKKGPFVDDHLLRKVISANEASSKNVIKTWSRRSMIIPAMLGHTIAVHDGRKHVPVFVTESMVGHKLGEFALTRTFRGHVKDDKKGRRR, encoded by the coding sequence ATGCCACGCAGTCTGAAGAAGGGCCCCTTCGTCGACGACCACCTGCTCCGCAAGGTGATCTCGGCGAACGAGGCCAGCAGCAAGAACGTGATCAAGACCTGGTCGCGCCGCTCGATGATCATCCCGGCGATGCTGGGTCACACGATCGCGGTGCACGACGGTCGCAAGCACGTCCCCGTGTTCGTCACGGAGTCCATGGTCGGCCACAAGCTCGGCGAGTTCGCTCTTACGCGCACCTTCCGCGGCCACGTGAAGGACGACAAGAAGGGTCGTCGTCGCTAA
- the rplR gene encoding 50S ribosomal protein L18, with translation MALGVRGKSKSAARGRRHARLRKKVEGTELRPRLVVTRSARHVFVQVVDDSRGHTVASASTLEADMRTFDGDKTAKSRKVGELVAERAKAAGVESVVFDRGGNRYAGRVAAIAEGAREGGLSL, from the coding sequence ATGGCTCTCGGAGTTAGAGGAAAAAGCAAGTCCGCCGCCCGCGGCCGCAGGCACGCACGTCTGCGCAAGAAGGTCGAGGGCACCGAGCTGCGTCCGCGCCTGGTCGTCACCCGCTCGGCCCGCCACGTCTTCGTGCAGGTCGTCGATGACAGCCGTGGTCACACCGTCGCGTCCGCGTCGACCCTTGAGGCCGACATGCGCACGTTCGACGGCGACAAGACCGCCAAGTCGCGCAAGGTCGGCGAGCTCGTCGCCGAGCGCGCCAAGGCGGCCGGCGTGGAGAGCGTCGTATTCGATCGTGGTGGCAACCGCTACGCAGGACGCGTCGCGGCCATCGCCGAAGGAGCTCGAGAGGGTGGTCTGAGCCTGTGA
- the rplF gene encoding 50S ribosomal protein L6, which yields MSRIGRLPIDVPAGVDVSVDGQHVTVKGPKGELSLTIAQPIRAEVQDGQVLVTRPDDERESRSLHGLTRSLIANNIVGVTTGYTKGLEIVGTGYRVALKDKGVEFALGFSHPVYVEAPAGISFTVEGVNKMTVVGIDKQLVGETAANIRKIRKPEPYKGKGVRYAGENVRRKAGKSGK from the coding sequence ATGTCACGCATCGGAAGACTTCCCATCGACGTCCCCGCAGGGGTCGACGTCTCCGTGGACGGCCAGCACGTCACGGTCAAGGGCCCGAAGGGCGAGCTCAGCCTCACCATCGCGCAGCCCATCCGCGCCGAGGTCCAGGACGGACAGGTGCTCGTCACCCGTCCCGACGACGAGCGCGAGTCGCGTTCGCTCCACGGCCTGACGCGCAGCCTCATCGCGAACAACATCGTCGGCGTCACCACCGGCTACACCAAGGGCCTCGAGATCGTCGGCACGGGTTACCGCGTCGCGCTCAAGGACAAGGGCGTCGAGTTCGCGCTCGGCTTCTCCCACCCCGTGTACGTCGAGGCGCCCGCGGGCATCAGCTTCACCGTCGAGGGCGTCAACAAGATGACCGTCGTCGGCATCGACAAGCAGCTCGTCGGCGAGACGGCCGCCAACATCCGCAAGATTCGCAAGCCCGAGCCCTACAAGGGCAAGGGCGTCCGCTACGCCGGCGAGAACGTTCGCCGCAAGGCCGGAAAGAGTGGTAAGTGA
- the rplP gene encoding 50S ribosomal protein L16 has product MLIPRKVKHRKQHHPGRTGHATGGTVVSFGEYGIQALTPAYVTNRQIESARIAMTRHVKRGGNVYINIFPDRPLTKKPAETRMGSGKGSVEWWVANVKPGRVLFELSGVDEATAREALTRAIHKLPLKARIIKREEGDA; this is encoded by the coding sequence ATGTTGATCCCCCGCAAGGTCAAGCACCGCAAGCAGCACCACCCGGGTCGTACCGGCCACGCGACCGGCGGCACCGTCGTCTCGTTCGGCGAGTACGGCATCCAGGCCCTCACGCCCGCCTACGTCACCAACCGCCAGATCGAGTCCGCTCGCATCGCCATGACGCGTCACGTGAAGCGCGGCGGGAACGTGTACATCAACATCTTCCCGGACCGCCCGCTCACCAAGAAGCCCGCCGAGACCCGCATGGGTTCCGGCAAGGGCTCGGTCGAGTGGTGGGTCGCCAACGTCAAGCCGGGTCGCGTGCTCTTCGAGCTCTCCGGCGTCGACGAGGCCACGGCGCGCGAGGCGCTCACCCGGGCCATCCACAAGCTGCCCCTCAAGGCACGCATCATCAAGCGCGAGGAAGGCGACGCATAA
- the rplX gene encoding 50S ribosomal protein L24, whose protein sequence is MANIKKGDLVQVITGRTQAKGGDRGKQGRVLSVLVERNRVVVEGVNFVTKHVRVGQTQRGSKTGGIETVEAPIHISNVALVDPESKKPTRVGFRTETVEKDGVSKTVRVRYAKKSGKDL, encoded by the coding sequence ATGGCGAACATCAAGAAGGGTGACCTCGTGCAGGTCATCACGGGTCGCACGCAGGCCAAGGGCGGCGACCGGGGCAAGCAGGGCCGTGTCCTGTCCGTCCTGGTCGAGCGCAACCGCGTCGTCGTCGAGGGCGTGAACTTCGTCACGAAGCACGTCCGCGTCGGCCAGACGCAGCGCGGCTCCAAGACCGGCGGCATCGAGACCGTCGAGGCGCCCATCCACATCTCCAACGTCGCGCTCGTCGACCCCGAGTCCAAGAAGCCCACGCGAGTCGGCTTCCGGACCGAGACGGTCGAGAAGGACGGGGTCTCCAAGACCGTCCGCGTCCGCTACGCCAAGAAGTCAGGTAAGGACCTCTAG
- the rpsH gene encoding 30S ribosomal protein S8 — MTMTDPVADMLTRLRNANSAHHDTVSMPHSKLKSHIADILKSEGFIAGWDVADARVGQTLTLSLKFGSDRERSIRGIKRVSKPGLRVYAKSAEIPQVLGGLGVAILSTSSGLLTDRQAAKKGVGGEVLAYVW, encoded by the coding sequence ATGACAATGACCGACCCGGTCGCTGACATGCTGACCCGACTCCGGAACGCGAACTCCGCGCACCACGACACGGTCTCCATGCCGCACTCCAAGCTCAAGTCGCACATCGCCGACATCCTCAAGTCCGAGGGCTTCATCGCCGGCTGGGACGTCGCGGACGCCCGCGTCGGCCAGACGCTGACGCTCAGCCTCAAGTTCGGTTCCGACCGCGAGCGCTCCATCCGGGGCATCAAGCGCGTGTCGAAGCCCGGACTGCGCGTGTACGCGAAGTCCGCGGAGATCCCCCAGGTCCTCGGTGGCCTCGGGGTCGCCATCCTGTCCACCTCCTCGGGGCTCCTCACGGACCGCCAGGCTGCGAAGAAGGGCGTGGGTGGGGAAGTCCTCGCCTACGTGTGGTAA
- the rpsQ gene encoding 30S ribosomal protein S17 gives MANAEEKNTADTATADRGYRKSRRGYVTSDKMDKTIVVEVEDRVKHPLYGKVIRRTSKVKAHDEANTAGIGDLVLINETRPLSASKRWRLVEILEKAK, from the coding sequence ATGGCGAACGCCGAAGAGAAGAACACGGCTGACACCGCGACGGCCGACCGCGGCTACCGCAAGTCCCGTCGTGGCTACGTCACCAGCGACAAGATGGACAAGACCATCGTCGTCGAGGTCGAGGACCGCGTGAAGCACCCGCTGTACGGCAAGGTCATCCGCCGCACCTCCAAGGTCAAGGCGCACGACGAGGCGAACACCGCCGGCATCGGCGACCTGGTCCTGATCAACGAGACCCGTCCCCTCAGCGCCTCCAAGCGCTGGCGCCTGGTCGAGATCCTCGAGAAGGCCAAGTAG
- the rplE gene encoding 50S ribosomal protein L5: MTDTATAGTAEGTTLPRLKQKYRTEIVSQLTADLGFTNVHQVPGLTKIVVNMGVGDAARDGKIIDGAVADLTKITGQKPQVTKARKSIAQFKLREGQAIGTHVTLRGDRMWEFLDRLLSLALPRIRDFRGLSPKQFDGNGNYTFGLNEQSMFHEIDQDRIDRVRGMDITVVTTARTDDEGRALLKALGFPFQTPENTP; this comes from the coding sequence ATGACCGACACCGCAACCGCTGGCACGGCCGAGGGCACCACGCTCCCGCGCCTGAAGCAGAAGTACCGCACCGAGATCGTCAGCCAGCTGACCGCTGATCTCGGCTTCACGAACGTGCACCAGGTGCCCGGGCTCACGAAGATCGTCGTGAACATGGGCGTCGGGGACGCGGCTCGCGACGGCAAGATCATCGACGGCGCGGTCGCCGACCTCACCAAGATCACGGGCCAGAAGCCGCAGGTCACGAAGGCCCGCAAGTCGATCGCCCAGTTCAAGCTGCGTGAGGGCCAGGCCATCGGCACCCACGTGACGCTGCGCGGCGACCGCATGTGGGAGTTCCTCGACCGCCTGCTGTCCCTCGCCCTGCCCCGCATCCGCGACTTCCGCGGGCTCAGCCCGAAGCAGTTCGACGGCAACGGCAACTACACGTTCGGTCTCAACGAGCAGTCCATGTTCCACGAGATCGACCAGGACCGCATCGACCGGGTCCGCGGCATGGACATCACGGTCGTCACGACCGCTCGGACGGACGACGAGGGACGCGCGCTGCTCAAGGCGCTCGGCTTCCCGTTCCAGACGCCCGAGAACACGCCGTAA